A window of the Garra rufa chromosome 10, GarRuf1.0, whole genome shotgun sequence genome harbors these coding sequences:
- the iba57 gene encoding putative transferase CAF17 homolog, mitochondrial: protein MQRVVLFSSAFRAILTGSGGLHSHYFRCNVTRHENVSRTQIRKHSQDQPSNNTVLFSCYSLPHRTLINVSGQDTSSFLQGIITNDMALLEEDAQCAMYAHILNVQGRTLYDIILYSLKGNPDGFNGVLLECDRTVQDSIMQLLKVYKIRRKVTFSSCPSLSSWALLPQNKAAVLEKSKPHVTAADKVLVLEQDPRTELMGWRMITNSQNNPHEIVSACREGNTEEYHRHRYEIGLPEGVKDLPPGEALPLESNLVYMQGISFSKGCYVGQELTARTHHTGVIRKRLMPVTMSALAENLDQGTTLVTEGGKPAGKHRAGIGKLGLSLIRLAHAKEPLKLKSSDGMTVTLEATVPDWWPKNSND from the exons ATGCAAAGGGTAGTTTTGTTTAGCAGTGCTTTCAGAGCGATCCTGACAGGATCAGGCGGACTTCACTCGCACTATTTTCGCTGTAACGTTACGAGACACGAGAATGTGAGCAGGACTCAGATTAGAAAACACTCTCAAGATCAACCTAGCAATAACACAGTACTCTTTAGCTGTTACAGCTTACCACACAGGACTCTCATCAATGTGTCTGGACAAGACACGAGCTCATTTCTTCAAGGAATAATAACCAATGACATGGCTCTTCTGGAAGAAGATGCACAGTGTGCGATGTATGCTCATATTCTCAATGTTCAAGGCAGGACACTGTATGACATCATCCTTTACAG TTTAAAAGGAAACCCAGATGGATTTAATGGTGTACTTCTGGAGTGTGACCGCACTGTACAGGACTCCATTATGCAGCTTCTGAAAGTTTACAAGATACGTCGCAAAGTGACTTTCAGCTCGTGTCCCAGTCTCTCATCATGGGCTTTGTTACCTCAAAACAAAGCTGCAGTGTTGGAGAAGTCAAAGCCACATGTTACTGCAGCAGATAAAGTGTTAGTATTGGAGCAAGACCCAAGAACTGAACTCATGGGCTGGAGAATGATCACCAACTCTCAGAACAATCCACATGAGATCGTCTCTGCATGTCGAGAGGGCAACACTGAAGAATACCACAGACATCGCTATGAAATCG GATTACCTGAAGGAGTCAAAGACCTTCCACCAGGTGAGGCCCTTCCGCTGGAGTCTAACCTCGTCTACATGCAGGGAATCAGCTTCAGCAAGGGATGCTACGTCGGACAGGAACTGACTGCCAGAACTCACCACACTGGTGTGATACGAAAGCGTCTAATGCCTGTTACCATGTCTGCTTTAGCTGAGAACCTGGACCAAGGCACCACTCTTGTGACTGAGGGGGGCAAACCAGCAGGGAAACACAGGGCAGGAATCGGCAAACTCGGACTGAGCCTCATACGCTTAGCTCATGCCAAAGAGCCACTAAAACTTAAATCCTCTGATGGCATGACAGTGACTTTAGAGGCTACTGTACCTGACTGGTGGCCAAAAAACAGTAACGATTAA
- the gjc2 gene encoding gap junction gamma-2 protein — MSWSFLTRLLEEIHNHSTFVGKVWLTVLIIFRIVLTAVGGESIYSDEQAKFTCNTKQPGCDNVCYDSFAPLSHVRFWVFQIIMISTPSVMYLGYAIHKIARTSEEERCKNQIYQKRNRHSRWRNGHHLEEVLEEDDAEPMIYEEDTMDEQEVKPETDNSKDPAKHDGRRRIMQEGLMRMYVLQLLSRAIFEVGFLTGQYLLYGFRVNPSYVCNKIPCPHRVDCFVSRPTEKTIFLLIMYVVSCLCLLLNVCEMFHLGIGAFRDTLRKRRSRGQQPPYGYPYSRNISNSPPGYNLVVKSEKPGRIPNSIILQDQNMPRVLPEQHCTSPDENIPSDLATLHHHLRVAQEQLDMAFQTYNTKNAQISRASSPVSGGTMTEQNRVNTAQEKQGARPKASTEKAGTIAKNGKTSVWI, encoded by the coding sequence ATGAGTTGGAGCTTTCTCACTCGACTGCTGGAGGAAATCCACAACCACTCCACGTTTGTGGGGAAAGTTTGGCTGACTGTGTTAATTATTTTCCGGATCGTTCTGACCGCAGTGGGGGGTGAGTCAATCTACTCCGATGAGCAGGCGAAGTTCACCTGCAACACTAAGCAGCCGGGCTGTGACAACGTATGCTACGATTCCTTCGCCCCACTATCACACGTCCGCTTCTGGGTGTTCCAGATAATCATGATCTCCACCCCCTCCGTCATGTATCTGGGTTACGCCATCCATAAGATCGCCCGTACCTCAGAGGAGGAGCGGTGCAAGAACCAGATTTACCAAAAAAGAAACCGCCACAGTCGGTGGAGAAATGGACACCACCTAGAGGAGGTCTTGGAGGAAGACGACGCAGAGCCAATGATCTATGAAGAAGACACGATGGATGAGCAAGAGGTCAAACCAGAGACAGACAACAGCAAAGATCCAGCGAAGCATGATGGCCGACGTAGGATCATGCAAGAAGGTTTGATGAGGATGTATGTGCTTCAGCTTTTATCCCGTGCCATCTTTGAGGTGGGGTTCCTCACGGGTCAATATCTTCTTTACGGCTTCCGTGTTAATCCTTCATATGTCTGCAATAAGATTCCATGTCCGCATAGAGTAGACTGCTTCGTCTCACGACCCACCGAGAAGACCATCTTTTTACTCATCATGTATGTGGTGAGCTGTCTTTGTCTGCTGCTCAATGTTTGTGAGATGTTCCACTTGGGGATCGGTGCCTTCCGTGACACTCTTCGTAAGCGTCGAAGCCGTGGTCAACAACCTCCATACGGCTATCCTTACTCCAGGAACATTTCTAATTCTCCGCCAGGATACAACCTGGTGGTTAAATCTGAAAAACCAGGTCGCATTCCCAACAGCATCATCCTACAGGACCAGAACATGCCCAGAGTGCTTCCAGAACAGCATTGCACAAGTCCTGATGAGAATATTCCCTCTGACCTGGCTACTCTGCACCACCATTTACGAGTAGCTCAGGAACAATTAGACATGGCGTTTCAGACATATAACACCAAAAACGCTCAGATTTCCAGAGCTAGCAGCCCTGTGTCTGGAGGCACAATGACGGAGCAGAACCGGGTCAACACAGCTCAGGAGAAGCAGGGAGCACGACCTAAAGCCAGCACTGAGAAGGCAGGGACAATAGCAAAAAATGGAAAGACATCTGTGTGGATTTAA